The nucleotide sequence AGCATTAACCCTAATTTTATAGGGAGCCAAATCAAGTGCTGCCGCTTTAGTCATCTGGACGATGCCACCCTTTGAAGCGCAATAAGCATAGGCTCCCTGGAAACCAACTTGCCCAAGAATTGAGGCAGTACTCAAAATAACACCGCCATGTTCTTTCATAGCTAAAGCGGCATATTTGGTGCCCAGAAAAACACTTTTTAAATTAATGGCAATTACCCTATCAAAATTTTCCTCGGAAGTTTCTTGTACAGAATAGGCCTCGCCAATACCGGCATTGTTCACCATAATATCAAGGCGGCCGTATTTAGCCACAGTAGCATTGATAACATTTTGAATGTCTGCCGACTGACTTACGTCCGTCTTTATAAAATCTAAATTTAACTCCGTAGCCAGTTTGGCGCCATCTATATCGTTGCGGTCAGCCATTACC is from Candidatus Paceibacterota bacterium and encodes:
- a CDS encoding SDR family NAD(P)-dependent oxidoreductase, whose amino-acid sequence is MKLNNKVAIITGASSGIGLAIAKKFKEEGAIVVMADRNDIDGAKLATELNLDFIKTDVSQSADIQNVINATVAKYGRLDIMVNNAGIGEAYSVQETSEENFDRVIAINLKSVFLGTKYAALAMKEHGGVILSTASILGQVGFQGAYAYCASKGGIVQMTKAAALDLAPYKIRVNAVAPAFIKTNMTNDILNNPDSSKALLRHTPLGRFGTPEEMANIFCFLASDEASYVTGAVYSGDGGWLAM